The window TTACGGCAACTCGTTTCAGTCGACAGATTATGGTTACCGTTAGCAGTGATCGGATCGATTTTAAAAAACCAATTCCTGCAGGAACAATTGTAGAATTAATTGGAAAAGTAAATCACGTAGGTAACACCAGTTTAAAAGTTAACGTAGAAATTTACATCGAACAAATGTATGCTGAAGAGCGGGAATTAGCCGTTCATGGTAGTTTTACGTTTGTGGCAATCGATGAAAATAAAAAACCTGTTCAGGTAATTAAATAATTATACATAATGAAAATAAACCTGCGTTAAACTTTCTAACTTAAATAATAAACCCAATTGCAGCGGCAGCCGCCGATTTTCTTCGGCGCTAAAGCGAAACGTGCGACCGTAACAAAGCGATGCGCAGAAACTTTGTTTTCAAAAAAAAAGCGGTAAAGAAAAAATCTCCACCGCTTTTATATCTATTTACTTTTTAAATTAATCTCTACTTCGTCCAAAAAGCATTGATGCATAATAAATTAAGTTAGCTAGGGCGCCTACTGCTGCCACTACATAAGTCATTGCAGCCCACCAAAGTGCGTCTTTAGCTTGTGCATTTTCTTCCTGAGTTTGCATTACACCATTGTTATTTTTGAGCCAAGTAAGTGCTCTTTTACTGGCATCAAACTCTACAGGCAAGGTAATTATGCTAAAAATGGTGATTAAAAATAATCCAACAACGCCGATGGCTAAAACGATTGGCGTAACTGCGAAAACGAGCAACATTACACCAATTAACAATACCCATTGTAAAAGATTAGACGAAATACTAACCATGGGTACCATTGTGCTTCTTAAATTTAACCAGCTGTATGATTTTGCGTGTTGTACAGCGTGACCACATTCATGGGCTGCAACAGCTGCTGCTGCTACACTTCGGCTATAATAAACATCTGTACTTAAATTAACCGTTCTATCGGCCGGATTGTAGT is drawn from Pedobacter mucosus and contains these coding sequences:
- a CDS encoding acyl-CoA thioesterase, with protein sequence MTLEERIQNSTTSIFKAVFPNTTNHYDTLFGGTAMHLMDEVAFITATRFSRQIMVTVSSDRIDFKKPIPAGTIVELIGKVNHVGNTSLKVNVEIYIEQMYAEERELAVHGSFTFVAIDENKKPVQVIK
- a CDS encoding zinc metallopeptidase, producing MGVYLIIIIPVLLLSMFVQWRFRNKFSKYAEMQLSSGLSGKEVAERMLHDNGIYDVKVMSTEGQLTDHYNPADRTVNLSTDVYYSRSVAAAAVAAHECGHAVQHAKSYSWLNLRSTMVPMVSISSNLLQWVLLIGVMLLVFAVTPIVLAIGVVGLFLITIFSIITLPVEFDASKRALTWLKNNNGVMQTQEENAQAKDALWWAAMTYVVAAVGALANLIYYASMLFGRSRD